A stretch of DNA from Desmospora activa DSM 45169:
CCTACCGAGCCAAAAATAAGAGACCGTGTTTTGCTTCGAATCTTCGGCAGTCCGGATCACAATCAGATCGACGGCTTGGGAGGCGGAACATCACTTACCAGTAAATTAGCCTTAGTTGGTCCTCCGTCTCAGCCGAAAGCTCATATTGACTATACGTTCGGTCAGGTGAGTCTAAATCAAGAAATGATCGATTATAAGGTAAGTTGTGGAAACATGGCTTCAGCAGTCGGCTTATATGCCGCGGAGGAAGGATTTGTCACCTTGACGGAGCCGGTCACCGAAGTCCATATTTACAATACAAACACCGGCAAACGAATTGTGGCAGAAATTCCCGTTCGCAACGGTCAAATCGAGTACGAGGGGAACTTTTCCATCGATGGTGTTCCTGGCTCCGCATCCAAAATCATGCTCAATTTTTTGGACGCTGGTGGCACATTTACTGGCAAAACACTGCCTACCAACCATCCGATCGATCGTATCACTCTTGATAATGGTCGCCAGTTTCAAGTGTCAATTGTCGATTCTGTCAACACCTTGGTCTTTGTTCAGGGAAGCGAATGGAATATCCCTGGGGCACAATTGCATCACCAATTGGAAACCAACGAAGAAATGCTGCAAGATCTAGAGGAAATTCGCTTAAAAGCAGGGATGTTGGCTGGAATTATTCACGATAAAGCCTCCGTTTCAGCAGGGGCTAACGCCCTTCCAAAAATTGCGGTCATCCACGGGGCAGAGGAATTTACAACAACGACTCACCGTATCATTCGTCAGGAAGAAATCGACATCATTTCCGCCTATATCTCAATGGGACGCTTACACCGAGCTTTCGCCGTAAGCGGTGCGGTCGCTTTGGCTACTGCCGCCCACATCCCGGACACATTGCCAAACCGCATCTTCTCTACTAGCAAAGATGGAATCCGTATTGGACACCCTTCCGGTGTGATTTACGCGGAAGCGGCAGTACAGCACCATGATTCCGACTGGTCCGTTAAACGGGCGGCAATAGGTCGGACCGCCCGACGTTTGATGGATGGCTTTGCCTTTGTACCGACGGCCACTCTTTCTTCCAGTAACGTCTAGTCATATCTGATTCATCGATGAAAAAATTCAGACTGGTGTCGCCATAGCTTTAAACCTATCCGCTTTCATCCAAGTGATGAAAAGGTTATAACACTAGAAAGTAGCCTCGCATCCGGCTACACCAGCCTTTTATTAACACTGTAACCCCATTTTCAGAAATGAACGAAAATGAATAACAGGAGGTTCATTCTGATGAAACAATTGATAATCCCATTATTGATAACGCTTTCATTCGTTATAGCCGCATGTACCCCACAAGCGAATCAAGCTTCTACCGCCTCATCCTATCCCAATCGGCCGATTGAGATGGTCGTTCCCTTTGGGGAAGGATCCGCCAGCGACACCTTTGCCCGGAAGTTTGCCGACATTATGAACCAGGATCTTGCTCATCCAATTCAGCCGATCAACAAAGACGGCGGTGGCGGAGTAATTGGGATGTATTACGCTCATGGCCGGGAAGCGAATGGCTATACCGTCTTTGAGGTCACTCCCTCCCATGTGATCGCTGACGTCATCGGTACCAGCAAAGTGAAATTGATGCGGGATTTTGAACCTTTGGCACAGATTCAATCCGATATCTATGTGGTGTTGGTGCCCGCCGATTCCCCGATTGACAGCTTTGATCAATTGTTGGAGGAAGGACAGAAAAGAAAGATCAAAGTAGCGGGAGTCAGCCCAGGAGGACTCGACGATCTAACCTTGGGATCATTAGCCAAAGAGACCGGCATCAAAACCACCTTTGTTCCGTATCGTTCCGGTTCTGAAGTAAAAGCGGCGGTTTTGGGTGGAGAAGTAGATATGTATATGGACAAACTGATCAGCGCGGCATCCTATGTGCAAGATGGAAAGGTAAAACCCCTTGTTATCCTCAATGATGAAAGGGTTTCCAAAGTGCCGGAATTTAAAGAGGTCCCCACGACGGTGGAAAAGGGATATGACGTGACCATCGGTTCCTGGCGGGGATTTGCAGTAAAAAAAGGGACACCGGATCACATCAAAAAAGAATTGATCGTCAAAATGAAAGCCGCATATGAAACCGACGAGTATAAAGAATACGCCGCCCAAAATCTGGCGGATCTAAACGAGGGATATAAGGACCCCGAAGCTTTCCACCAGGAATGGGAAGAGCAATACGTAATCTTCGAGGAAGTAGCGACTGATTTGGGCTTAAAAGAATAACGCATCAAAGAGGAGGGAGTACCATGGGAGAGATCATTCTTCACCTGATTTTATTGGCGATATCGGCTCTATTTTTTAAAAATTCCTTTGCCATTAACAATAGCCGTGAAGCGGATCCAATCGGACCCGCCGGCTTTTCTCAGGGAATTTTAATCTTAATCATGCTACTGTTAGCCATATCGCTCTATCAAGCCGTGAAAAAGCAGCAAAAACAAGGGAAGAACGATGCCAATAAAATCAGCATCCGCTTTTTCGGCATATTGGGGTTTATCGCGCTATTTATCGGGTTGAGCGAATTTCTCGGCTTTTTGATCAGCTCGTTTTTGCTCGTCGGTAGTCTCTTTTATCTCCTGGGTCAGAAACAGATGACAAAGATACTCCTTTCATCGGTGTTGATCTCCACCGTTTTTACCCTGATATTTAGCAAAGTATTGTCCGTTCCCCTGCCCACGGGAATCGAAGCGATCGAACAACTCAGTCACTTTGTGTATTGAGAGGGGATGTGATAACAATGGATTTGTTTTTGGAAGGATTGGAATCAGCCTTCACCTGGTCAAATCTCTTCCTGATCATTATCGGGGTGTTAATCGGCGTATTCTTCGGTGCCCTCCCCGGGATCAGCTCTTCGATGGCAATCGTGTTAATGTTACCGTTTACCTACTATATGGAAGTCCTGCCCTCGATCATCTTATTGGTGGCGATCTATACCGGCTCCGCTTATGGCGGATCGATCACCGCCATCCTCTTTAACACACCGGGCACACCGGAAGCCGTCGCCACCACCTTTGACGGTTATCCCATCGCACAACAGGGAAAAGCCGGAAGAGCGTTGGGTTTAGCGATCAGCGCCTCCGCTTTTGGTGGAGTTGTTTCCATCCTTATCATGCTGTTGCTGGCTCCCCCTCTTTCTCAGGTGGCGCTTAAGATCCACAGTGCCGAATACTTTGCGCTTACCGTATTGGGAATGACGGTGATCGCATCGGTAGGAACAAACAATATGGTAAAAGCTCTCATCTCCGGTCTATTTGGTATCTTTCTAGCCACGGTGGGCGTCGATCCGATTGTAGGAGTGGAGCGCTTTACCTTCGGTAATGTGGAGTTGTTAAACGGGGTGGAGTTAATTCCGCTTATGATCGGTGCATTCGCCCTGGCCGAAGTACTTCATCAAGTGACTACCCGTGAAAAGAGCGGCAACATGAATATGGGTAGTCAGGTCTCTCTGGAGATTTTAAAACTAAAAGAATTCTTCCACCATAAATGGGTGCTGATCAAATCAGCGCTGATTGGAACCATAATCGGGATCTTACCGGGAACCGGCGGATCGATTTCTTCCATTGTCAGCTATGGTGAAGCCAAACGAGCCAGCAAACATCCCGACAAATTCGGCCACGGCGCAGAAGAAGGCGTTATCGCACCGGAAGCGGCCAATAATGCCGCGGCGGGAGGCTCGATGATTCCCACATTGGTCTTAGGCATTCCCGGTAGCCCCACCACCGCGATCATCTTGGCCGCTTTAACTTTGCAAGGGTTACAACCGGGACCACAGTTGATGAGTCAACAACCGTTACTGTTATACGGTATTTTTATCTCCATGTTGCTCGGTAGCATCCTCGTTTTTAGTAGCGGTCGGATCGCCGTTCAAGCTTTTGCTGCCATTTTAAAACTGCCGTACTATCTCTTGGCCCCCATCATCATCCTGTTGTCCATTATCGGATCCTATGCCGTATCCAATGGGATGTTCCAGGTTTGGATGATGCTTCTGTTCGGTGTGGTGGGATTTTTGATGAAAAAATACGCCTTCTCACCGGCAGCCCTTGTGTTGGGATTGGTATTGGGAAAAATGATGGAGGAAAACCTCAGACGGCAATTATTGATTAGCGAAGGAAGCCTTGCTCCCTTTTACACCTCTCCCATTTCCCTCTTGATCTTGCTGTTGGCAGTAGTGGTAATGTTTTATCCTTGGCTTGCAGTCAGGTTTAAGCGGGAAAACAACACGGTTTAAGAGACGAGAAAAGACCCCAGCAGTCGTAAAACAGGATAGCCGTTAAACGGTGGGGCCTTTAATAACACTCGTTGACAACAAAAGCGCTACTCTTTTCTCTTAACAGTCTTGGGCACCTTAGGGTGCCTCTTTCTTTTCCTTCATAAATGCTACAAACGCTCGGATTGCGGAGATCTTCAGCGAATCCTTCCGATAAATCATCCATGTCTTGCGCAGAATCGCCCCCCCATCTTTGGCGATGAGTGGAATCTTACACAGCTCCTCACTGTCATCAAAAAAAATCCCCGGTAAAATCGCATATCCCAACCCATGCAGTACCATCTCTTTGCAGGTTTCCATCTTATCCACTTCCATCGTAATCGACGATGGCTGCAAATAATGCTCCATCCACCAATGATCGATGATGGTACGCAACGTTGAATCCGTCTGATAGTTGATCCGAGAGGAGCGAGGCAATTCTTCTAACTCAATCGCCTCTTTTGAGACGACATAGAGCGGTTCTTCCATCAACAAATATTTTTGATCCGGCCATTTGTATTCCCCGCGAATAATCCCGATATGAACATCCTGTTTATATACCATCGTCATCACTTCTTCACTCCAACCAGTTGAAACCTTAATCTCAACATCGGGATACTGTTGGCGAAAGTGTTTTAACAGTAGCGGCAGTTTATATCTAGCGAAAATACTGGACACCCCTAAGCGCAAGATCCCCTGCACCTTCGTATCCATATTCCACATTTGTTCCTTGGTGTTGCGCAACTGTAATAACATCTCTTGTGCATATTTGACCAGGTATTCACCCTCAGCCGTAAATTCCACTCCCCTCCTACCGCGATAAGCGATTGTAATATTAAACTCATTTTCCATTTGTCGTAAACGATAGGTTAAAGCGGGTTGGGAGATGCACAACTTCTCTGCTGTTTTTGTGATGTTCTTCTCTTTATATAAAGTTGTTAAAATACGCCAATCTTGATCATTCATCGACCACCACATCCCCAGCAAAGAATTCTTTCCTTATTAGTATAACAAGAGAAACGAACGCCCATGATATGTCGTTCGTTTCCAACATTTGATTGTAATAAAAATAGATAAAAGCCTTGTCAAACAAAATATCTTGCGTATAATCGAAGTTATTATGTTATATTTACTGACACGAAATAGTTGGCTGATCGATAGTCTTACCGCAGACGCTTTGCTGGTATTCGCTTATACGAAACAATCTCTCTTTTGTTAATATAGCGTAGAAAGCTTCCCTATCATACAAACTTTCGATAACCAGGAGGGTCATCATTGATGAAAAATAGCGAAACCATTCTAAATGCGGCAATCCGAGAGGAAGTGATTCAATGGCGACGATTTTTGCATCAAAATCCAGAACTTTCATTTGAAGAGGAAAACACTTCACAATTCGTATTCGATACCTTGCAATCAATTGATGGACTGGTACTTGAGCGCCCTACCAAAACAAGCGTAGTCGCCCGCTTGATCGGTACACAACCGGGCAAGGTTCTGGCGATGCGCGCCGATATGGATGCTCTCCCCATTCAGGAGGAAAACCGATGTGAGTATACCTCCAAAAAAGCAGGAGTCATGCATGCCTGTGGCCATGATGCACACACGGCTATGCTGCTCGGTGCTGCCAAGATTCTTTCGCAGTGGAAGGATCAGCTAAAAGGTGAGATCCGTTTTATCTTTCAACATGCGGAAGAGCTTCATCCCGGTGGAGCACAGGAGATGGTAAAAGCGGGAGTAATCGATGGTGTTGACCAGATCATCGGCATCCACCTCATGTCTACCATCCCCATCGGTCAGATCAGTGTACGAACCGGACCTGTCACAGCCAACTCTGATCGCTTTGATATCACCATCCAAGGCAAGGGCGGACACGCCTCCCAGCCGGAGGAGTCCATCGACCCCATCGCGATCGCATCCCAAGTGATCGGCAATCTCCAGCATATCGTATCTAGAAACGTAAACCCCTTGGAACAACTGGTGATTACGATTACCCAATTTCATGGCGGGAGCGCCTATAATATCATCCCCGATACAGTCGAATTGGCGGGAACGGTGCGAAGCTTTCAACCAGAAGTGCGCCAACAAGCAACTACCCTGATCGACCAGATTGTAAAAGGTGTAACTGCAGCTCACGGCGCTTCCTATCAATTTGATTACCGTCGTGGATACAGCTCGGTTGTAAACAATCCGGAAGTAGCTAAACTTATGGAGGAAACGGTGGTGAAAACATTTGGGGAAGAGTGGTTGGCAGACTTGCCGCCGGCCATGGGTGGTGAAGACTTTTCTGCCTTCGCCGAAAAAGTGCCCGCCTGTTTTGTGTTTGTGGGTGCTGGAAACGAAGAGAAAGGCATCATCTACCCCCACCACCATCCCCGCTTTGATATCGATGAAGACGCCCTGGAGCACGGCGTAAAGCTATTTGTTCAGGCCGCGATCAACCTCTCGACGTAACACGGCAAAAAAGGAGGAAACACCCATGTCAATCGGCAACACCAATCCAAGTACACCATCACAAAAAGACAGCGGATTTTTCAAATGGATTGAAATCGTGGGAAATAAATTGCCGCACCCGTTTATGTTATTCGTTTATCTCTGCGTAATCATCATTGTTGTTTCCGCCTTGCTCTCCCACTGGGGACTGTCCGTTATTCACCCTGGAGATGGTGAAACGGTTCCGGTTAAAAGCCTTCTCAGCACGGAAGGGTTCCACTGGGCCATAACCAATATGATAACTAACTTCACCGAATTCCCACCCTTAGGCTTGGTATTATGTATGGTGCTGGGAATTGGATTGGCCGAAAAAGTGGGTCTAATCCAAGCCGTCCTTCGTAAAATGATCC
This window harbors:
- a CDS encoding tripartite tricarboxylate transporter permease; this translates as MDLFLEGLESAFTWSNLFLIIIGVLIGVFFGALPGISSSMAIVLMLPFTYYMEVLPSIILLVAIYTGSAYGGSITAILFNTPGTPEAVATTFDGYPIAQQGKAGRALGLAISASAFGGVVSILIMLLLAPPLSQVALKIHSAEYFALTVLGMTVIASVGTNNMVKALISGLFGIFLATVGVDPIVGVERFTFGNVELLNGVELIPLMIGAFALAEVLHQVTTREKSGNMNMGSQVSLEILKLKEFFHHKWVLIKSALIGTIIGILPGTGGSISSIVSYGEAKRASKHPDKFGHGAEEGVIAPEAANNAAAGGSMIPTLVLGIPGSPTTAIILAALTLQGLQPGPQLMSQQPLLLYGIFISMLLGSILVFSSGRIAVQAFAAILKLPYYLLAPIIILLSIIGSYAVSNGMFQVWMMLLFGVVGFLMKKYAFSPAALVLGLVLGKMMEENLRRQLLISEGSLAPFYTSPISLLILLLAVVVMFYPWLAVRFKRENNTV
- a CDS encoding tripartite tricarboxylate transporter TctB family protein: MGEIILHLILLAISALFFKNSFAINNSREADPIGPAGFSQGILILIMLLLAISLYQAVKKQQKQGKNDANKISIRFFGILGFIALFIGLSEFLGFLISSFLLVGSLFYLLGQKQMTKILLSSVLISTVFTLIFSKVLSVPLPTGIEAIEQLSHFVY
- a CDS encoding M20 family metallopeptidase, translated to MKNSETILNAAIREEVIQWRRFLHQNPELSFEEENTSQFVFDTLQSIDGLVLERPTKTSVVARLIGTQPGKVLAMRADMDALPIQEENRCEYTSKKAGVMHACGHDAHTAMLLGAAKILSQWKDQLKGEIRFIFQHAEELHPGGAQEMVKAGVIDGVDQIIGIHLMSTIPIGQISVRTGPVTANSDRFDITIQGKGGHASQPEESIDPIAIASQVIGNLQHIVSRNVNPLEQLVITITQFHGGSAYNIIPDTVELAGTVRSFQPEVRQQATTLIDQIVKGVTAAHGASYQFDYRRGYSSVVNNPEVAKLMEETVVKTFGEEWLADLPPAMGGEDFSAFAEKVPACFVFVGAGNEEKGIIYPHHHPRFDIDEDALEHGVKLFVQAAINLST
- a CDS encoding LysR family transcriptional regulator produces the protein MNDQDWRILTTLYKEKNITKTAEKLCISQPALTYRLRQMENEFNITIAYRGRRGVEFTAEGEYLVKYAQEMLLQLRNTKEQMWNMDTKVQGILRLGVSSIFARYKLPLLLKHFRQQYPDVEIKVSTGWSEEVMTMVYKQDVHIGIIRGEYKWPDQKYLLMEEPLYVVSKEAIELEELPRSSRINYQTDSTLRTIIDHWWMEHYLQPSSITMEVDKMETCKEMVLHGLGYAILPGIFFDDSEELCKIPLIAKDGGAILRKTWMIYRKDSLKISAIRAFVAFMKEKKEAP
- a CDS encoding 2-methylaconitate cis-trans isomerase PrpF family protein encodes the protein MFDYGQTYQIRSTLIRGGTSKGLIIRTTDLPTEPKIRDRVLLRIFGSPDHNQIDGLGGGTSLTSKLALVGPPSQPKAHIDYTFGQVSLNQEMIDYKVSCGNMASAVGLYAAEEGFVTLTEPVTEVHIYNTNTGKRIVAEIPVRNGQIEYEGNFSIDGVPGSASKIMLNFLDAGGTFTGKTLPTNHPIDRITLDNGRQFQVSIVDSVNTLVFVQGSEWNIPGAQLHHQLETNEEMLQDLEEIRLKAGMLAGIIHDKASVSAGANALPKIAVIHGAEEFTTTTHRIIRQEEIDIISAYISMGRLHRAFAVSGAVALATAAHIPDTLPNRIFSTSKDGIRIGHPSGVIYAEAAVQHHDSDWSVKRAAIGRTARRLMDGFAFVPTATLSSSNV
- a CDS encoding Bug family tripartite tricarboxylate transporter substrate binding protein; protein product: MKQLIIPLLITLSFVIAACTPQANQASTASSYPNRPIEMVVPFGEGSASDTFARKFADIMNQDLAHPIQPINKDGGGGVIGMYYAHGREANGYTVFEVTPSHVIADVIGTSKVKLMRDFEPLAQIQSDIYVVLVPADSPIDSFDQLLEEGQKRKIKVAGVSPGGLDDLTLGSLAKETGIKTTFVPYRSGSEVKAAVLGGEVDMYMDKLISAASYVQDGKVKPLVILNDERVSKVPEFKEVPTTVEKGYDVTIGSWRGFAVKKGTPDHIKKELIVKMKAAYETDEYKEYAAQNLADLNEGYKDPEAFHQEWEEQYVIFEEVATDLGLKE